The Mastomys coucha isolate ucsf_1 unplaced genomic scaffold, UCSF_Mcou_1 pScaffold20, whole genome shotgun sequence nucleotide sequence GGAAAGGAACGGTCATTCCAATTTAAGCACTCCTTGATCTGAGAAGCCACTCTTCTGGAATAGAAGAGAATAAGGTAAAAATTGTCCCTTGCATTGATGATATAATCACTTCTGTGTGTGAAGACCTCATCTTAGCAGACAGCATAGAGTTAAAGTTTTGAACTTATGTTCAAGTTACAAATATTAGTATATGGTtgtagtacattttaaaaatttgtataacAATATTCAACTTGAGTGCAAGCACACCTGAAAATTTCTTAGGAGTATGGTTCAGTACTGTTAACTATGCTGTGCAACAAAATCCCTGGAACTTATTCATCTTACGCAACTAAATCTTTATACTTATTCAAAAGCAATCCCTTATCCCTTGAGCCTTTGACAAGTACTATTGTAATTTCTACTTGTGTGACTATAAATAATTTGGGTTTATATCGCACATGACTAGAATCATGCAACATCTATCATTCTGTGTCTACCTAATTCTTTATAGGGGAATTTGTGAAGTATTTTTGTCCTCTAGTCCTGTGAATAACGTCTTGAGAAGGTTATCGCCATTCACAATTGCTTTCTGTACTTCAGATATCCTTCTTTGTACTCTAgttgttactgttttcttttgggggacaTAGTCTTAGATATGTTCAGCTGGCCTGGGGGTTGAAGGACTTGTAGGAAGGACTTGAgctcctccacttcccaagtgctaggattgcacgCACCATGCCTGGAGATGATCTTACACATCCTATAGTAAACAGTCTTTCCTTGATCCAAGATATTGGAGCCTGGGTATGTCATAGTCCAAAAGAATCATAGTAAGCAAGTGGTATACACAATTGAAGCCTTTCAGTTCAGGCAAATAGGGAAAagtttgtcttaaaaaacaaagcaaaaattttACAAATTCTAAGTAAGCTCAGGAGGATAAAAAGAACACAAAGGCTGCTTTGTATTTACAAAGACCCATAGTACTGCATTTTAATAGGTTTCCTTGTGTCTTGTTGCTGCTGCTCACTTACCATTCACTTGTGTGAGCTTTAATTCTGGCGATGTTAGATAATACTGATCGCAGAGCATCTTTGCACACTCAAAGGCATCTGGAATAGAAATTTttcataacaatgaaataaatttattccAAGTACAGTTGTCAAGTGATACCCAATGTGTTTACTACAGTTAATCTAAAATTCTATTCACTGGAGGATTGACTTATATGTATGAAAGAtgtctctttaatattttattaaaacataatattttattgaagtTTTAGCAATAGGAATACGTGCATTTTTAGATCAAGTACAATATATAAGAATATGGCACATGGACTacttatgtttaaattttttataatgcTATAAATGAGTATTTATACTCCTGACAGTCTAAAGCAATGGAGTTTGATGGCAGAATTCATAAAGCACAAACAGAACACGGTGAACACAAATTCATTTATAGAATCACCTAGATTACAGACTTGCCAACCATGTATTATACATTTTCAATAAGAGAAATTACCTTGGACTACTGCTACCACATCACAATTTGGGTCAATACTTCCAATGTGGCTTGGGTTTCCTGTCTTTGAGTCACTGAATATGAGGACTgttggaaaatgaaaaacaaaaacatgtcatAAAATTCAGGGTGGTGACTAGAACTGTCACAAATTCTGTGAGTCCAGAGTCATGGGCCCTGCCTCAGCGTAGCTGCTGCTCAGTACCCATGTCTGGACCATCCATGGAGAGGCTCACTTACTGTGCTGGTTCATAAGCATCCGAGTAGAAATGCGGTTCATGTAAAACCGGTCCAAAAAATACTGAAGGTTTTGATTGGTAACGGGGTCCACGGTACAGGTGTCTTTATACTCAAGGATCCCTTGAGCCATCGTAGGGACCACATTATGATGTCTGTTTCGAACTTTGACCAGCGTGTCTACAAAGCTAAGCCAGAACATCCATAGTTAGTGGACATTAAAAAGGTTTCTCGCATGTCTCTTCCTTAAGTTACTTCAGAGAAAACTAAAAGCTCTTTTTGCAGGACCAACCTAAGCACAGCCAGTTATAAAATTCTGAGTGAAACTTCATTGGACTCGCACTATACATTCTTCTACAGTAGTGGAAGAGATAGAGTAGCAGTAGAGAAGGGTTTGCATTTCTAGGTCCCAAATAAAGCTACTCACTCTATGAGTACTGCCTTCATTAAAAATGATCATTAATCCTACTTGTTAGAGACTATTTAAAATCAAAGATGATTCTAAAATGCCACTGTGGAAAATAAAGccacaggttttattttttttctttaaaaagattgcCACTTAGCTAGATAGAAATTGTCACACGAAAAGAAAGTTTGCAATCACTAACCACCCAGAAGCCCATTAAAATTATGTTATGGCAAACTCCCTTGCAAATATAATCTTTGGACTTAATTTAAAGTAAACCTGGCATCCCTTGGAAAGCAAAAACTCCGAGTTCTCTATGTTGGTTCACAACCAGCATTCATTTCAGCCTTGCATCTCTCCACTTTTAAAACCACAAGCAAGCCAAAATTTACTGTGAAAGGAGGGGCTCTTTCAGCTTAAAAAAGATGTGGGAGATGTGTCCAGAAGGATCCAGATTTCTAAGCATGTATTTTCAAGAAGAAATCTTACTCTGATAGAGTTTTCTGGTCTTCTGGGCTCTTCTCATGGAACTCCACCAAATCCATCAGGCTCTGGATGTACCTGTGAAGGTAGAAGTTGTGAAATTAATTTCAGATGCAATTAAAATACCTTTAGAAATGAtcagaaaggggaagggaaccACTACATTCCAAACTGGAACTTTCCTTCAAAATGTTTGGAAAATAGTAGCTTCAGATATTTTTAAAGCTGCAATTTTCCCACCCTCTATTTTCCTGACCACTTCGGTTGGcagatgttttcatttcttttcctaaaaaCACTTAGAGTCAACCTTTAAGAAAGCCTGAGAGACttttaggactcaaagggagggaccctagatgaaatgtcctacagtggggaaagggaacttgtagagcccacctacAGCAGAAAGAAGGGGCATCAAGTGAGgcatggggttgccatcccacagccaaaaactctgacccataattgttcctgtctgaaagaattgcagggacaaaaatggagaagagcctgaggagaaggaggtccagtgacaagcccaaattgggatccagctcaggaggaggccccaaggcctgacaccattactgatgctatggtgtgcttacaaacacggaactatcatgattgccctcctctttgaaagatccaacaagcagctaaagTGTCAGGTGCAGacatttacacccaaccaatggacagaagctgctgacccgtgtggttgaattagggaaatgctggaagaagctgaggaggagggcgaccctattggaggaccagcagtctcaactaacctggacctccggtatctctcagacactgagccaccaacgaGGCAGCACACACAAGCTGATATTAGACCCTCAACATATGTACAGAAGAGGGCTACcaggtctggattcagtcagagaagatgtacctaatcctcaaAAGACTTGGggccctagggagtggggaggtctggtggggtgggggcgtgAGGACGTCCTCTTGGagatgtggggaggaggtgtgagatgtggaacagtcaatgttggactgggaggggaataaagtctggactgtaaaaaaaaaggagagagagagagagagattaaagaataaagaaagctaggcggtggtgacacatgcctttaataccagcacttgggaggcagaggcaggtggNNNNNNNNNNAGAGAGAGAAACTAaagcatttctgtttttttttcttttttctttttcttttcttttttctgacttTACACTTCTGCAGGAGAGCTGAAGCCTTCACGGGAGCAATGGGTACCACAGACTGCGCATAACATTTCCAATTGGAATAATTCTTTTGGCATACCATATTTCTTCAATTGCTGGTATGCTGCACAGTCAGTGGACTAGGGTAGAGCTCTTTTTCTACCATAGTCAATAGAAGtaaattacttcttttatttatatgcagCTTCTCTGGTAACAATAGGTGGGGCAGTAGAGGCAGGGAGGGTTTAAGGCACTTGGTAAGATGCTAAGGGAGATGCCAAGGCAGAATTTGAACCCAACTTTGCTAGTTGCTGATAAGGAACAAAACTTAGACCCTCTTTCAACAGCAGACATCTCCACCTATTTCTAGGCAAAGGATTGTTTGTACAAATTCAGATTCCATCCATTGTTATGTAaagcacaaaatttaaaaaatccattatGTTGATTATCCTTCAAACTTATCCCATACATCCAAATTATATTGTAATGGAAGTTGGGTATGGTAGTACAGACTTATAACCACAGCGGCTAGGAGGTGAATATAAGTAGAGAGGACTTCAAAGTCATCCTAAGCTATATAAGgagttccaggaaatctgtgaTTCACCAGATCTGGTCTTAAGAGCCCAataacaaacaaggaaaaaaaaagaaaaggaaaagaaaagcaaagacaagAGCCACACATCCTCAAAGTGAAGGAGAATGAAAAAATTTTTTAGGATATTAACAAACATCTATTTGTAGATTTATAACAATCCTAATGATAACCTGCCCTAAGTTAATACAAACTGATTTGCAACTTTCAAAACTATTTTTGGTTACGACCGCCTGTTATCCAAGTATGATGTTAATGTGGTATAAGAAGTCATGTTCAGGTAACGTTTAAAGTCAGAGACTTCAAAACAGTGCGCCTTACCAGCTCTTCACCAGCTGCACGGAAGAGGTATTCACTAGCCGGTCAGGGAGGATATCAATCTCCTTCAGGATATTGGCTAGTCTGACGGGCAATTCTtgcctcagaaaagaaaaagaagttcttTCACAGGCATTTTCTGAACCTGTAGTGGGTGAAACATATTCAGTTTGAGgggaaaatgagaataaatagcAAATATAAAAGACGTTGTAAAATGATATCTTAACCACAGTTAGGTTAGTGCTTATAGACACTTTAAGGCTAGATCTTtagtgtctttttctttctgtcaaaTTCCACCACCCTTTTCATCTTTTAAGAGTGACCAGCATAGgtgaaattctattttctttctgaaaaaaaaaatcactctggaGAAATCAGATTACTCTCCAGTTATTTCTATCCATGAGTCCAGGGCCAGCCTGCAGCACAAACCCAACAATACACACTCTACTAAGTATGAACTTCAAAAGGTCTGGAtagaaggaggcagaggccttTCCAGACtagcaacaaacaaaaccacattgACATCTTGAAATGTTCTTCCGTAGGCCACCGCagcattactattttttttttttgtagtaatgTAAATAGTTGTAAAACAATAAAGGCGAAATAGTAAAGATGCCTGTTAGGCATGCTAAGAGATCAGCGATGTGCgtggaggcagagctaagagtttaaATGTATCAATCTACGGTGAATTTATTATTAGGAAGAACCACATTGGGAAGAAAGGAGATAGTTTAGCTTCTAGTCCATTATTAAAATGGTGTCTGAAAgcatgtgtgcgtttgtgtgtgtgtgtgtgtgtgtgtgtgtgtgcgtgtgtgtgtattcaaagaACTAGACAGTGCGAAGAGAAAAGTAGACTCCAAGTTGAGAATCAGAATGGTTACAAGTGACTTAGCCTTCTGGTACAAACTGTCAGAAAGTAACCAAACTAGGAAAACAGGTGCACAGCCTTTTGTGGATCCTGAGTTCTTCAGCCAAATAGACCTCAGTTGTCCTAGCCCTGAACTCAGTCCTACCCATCCTGGGGCCTCCCCAGCCTCAGCACCACCCTTCTGAGCCCTGCATCGCCTCTCACCAAAGTCCAGCAGCTGCTTCATGGACAGCGGGGATGGGCTGTAGCGGGAGAACAGCTCGACCTCCCTGGGGACCAGGCCGGCGCTGCTCAGGGAGCTGGCGCGGCGCATAACGAAGCGGGCTGCCTTCATCCTGACGACCACCTAGGCTGGCGGTGGCTAGGATCCGTAGGGTTGGCGAGGGCTGCGGGTCAGGAGCGCGGTCGAGCCGGTGCAAGTGCGCTGTGGGTTCAGGGTCCCGGGTGCTCGGGTCCTGGGTGAAGGGTTGACACTCGTGTCTTCCCACCTCCCGCTGTCTTGCCTTTTATCTACCTCCCCGCCCTCTCCACAActccagccaggaggaggctctgggaCTCTGAACTTGGGGCCACACCAATCAGCTCAGAGAAAGAACTTTAGGCTCCTCCCTTTGGCCGCGGCACTAGAAAGGCCTGACACAGTGATCCCAACACCGTTTCCAAGGCCTG carries:
- the Pdk4 gene encoding pyruvate dehydrogenase kinase, isozyme 4, coding for MKAARFVMRRASSLSSAGLVPREVELFSRYSPSPLSMKQLLDFGSENACERTSFSFLRQELPVRLANILKEIDILPDRLVNTSSVQLVKSWYIQSLMDLVEFHEKSPEDQKTLSDFVDTLVKVRNRHHNVVPTMAQGILEYKDTCTVDPVTNQNLQYFLDRFYMNRISTRMLMNQHILIFSDSKTGNPSHIGSIDPNCDVVAVVQDAFECAKMLCDQYYLTSPELKLTQVNGKFPGQPIHIVYVPSHLHHMLFELFKNAMRATVEHQENRPSLTPVEATVVLGKEDLTIKISDRGGGVPLRITDRLFSYTYSTAPTPVMDNSRNAPLAGFGYGLPISRLYAKYFQGDLNLYSMSGYGTDAIIYLKALSSESVEKLPVFNKSAFKHYQMSSEADDWCIPSREPKNLAKEKLAV